CAAACAACTATTATCCGCCAGCTGCATGCTGACTGTCCCGCTATTATTAAGCGGGCAAAACGAAGACGATAATGACATTATCGAGCTATCACCCTTCACGATATCAGAATCCGATTCGATCGGTTACCAGGCTACCAGCACCTTGGCTGGCAGTCGTCTGAACACTCCCCTGCGCGATGTGGGAGCCGCGATTCAGGTTCTCACTGCAGAATTATTTGAGGACACCGGATCGACCAACATGGAGGAAATTCTCGTTTACGCGACCAACATGGAATCACACGGTGTGATGGGGAATTTCGCCGGAGGTCCGGGCCAGAACCACAACGGACGCTTCGAACAGGATAATCAACGCCTCAATCCGCAGAGCGCCCAGCGTGTGCGCGGCTTGGCCGAGGCATCCCTTACCCGGGATTTCTTCCTCACTGATATTCCTTTTGAGAGTTATAACACTGAACGTATTGCCGTCAGCCGCGGTGCCAATTCCCTGCTATTCGGTATCGGTTCTCCGGGAGGCATTATTAATAATACCACCAAACGCGCCAACGTCGATGGAGAGGATTTTGGTGAATTCAGTATGCGTTATGGTGAGCGGGACAGCCACCGTGAATCCTTTGACTATCACAAGGTGCTGATTGATGATCGCCTGGCCCTCCGCTTGATGGGCCTCTACAAGGACACCCAGTATCAACAGCGGCCGGCCTACGAACTGGACCGGCGGGTCGCTGGCGCCCTGGATGCGGTACTTTTTACCAATGAAAATAGCGAATGGTTGGGTAAAACGAAGTTGCGATTCAATTTCGAGCTCGGATCCGTTCGCGGCGCACCGCCGCACCTTACTCCACCTAACGATGGATACAGCATGTTCTTTGAGCTACCCGATATCGCTGCTTTGGAGCGCGTTCCCGGGGTATATATGCCAGGATATCTTGGAGGTTCAGGGAAGCCCGGGGTAGCTTTAAACGAACTCGGGCTCGAGGCAGCACGCTACCATCCTGAGTTCGGGTATACCACATGGCAGCCGAAAATGACCTTGGACAATCGCCTGGGCATCAACAATACGAATACCCCATTGGTGACGGATCGCAGTTCTCACCGGGCAAGGCTCAAATTTAATTACGATTCCCCCATCCCTATCACCTACGTCAATTACGGGGGGAATCAGTTCCAGACCACCAATGGCGATGCGTTTAGAGCCACCGGAACCGTTGATGAGATGGGCAACCCGGTAGCGCAAGGTCCGGCCACCCATGCGATTGGCGTCGATGGATTGCCCTATCCGGTAATAAGGGACCAGTGGGATTATATCGAGACGGGATCCCTTTTTATGGGGAACCGTAATGACCAGTTTGTTCCCAATTTCGCCGCTTTGTCCATTCTGGACCCCAATGTATGGGACAATGAAAATCATATGATCCAGGGTCTGACCCAATGGCGAAATCAGGAATTCAACACCGAAACCTTCGTCATCGAACAGCCTTTGCTGAACGGGGACGCGGGATTCGAATTCGTATATGACAAGCAGCACTTTTGGCAGGAAGCCAACATCCCATTTTCGGATGAGGAGACTATCGGTGACACCCATAACAATGACGTGGTCATCGACATCAATGAGTATCTGATTACAGGAGAACCCAATCCAAATCTGGGCCGACCCATGATGAAGACCGATAATTATCCAGGCCAGTCGGTTCGGGAATCGGATCGTGAGAGTGTTCGCGCCACCGGTTTTGCCAAGGTGGATTTTGAGAAAATGTTTGGAGATGACAGCTGGTTGAAATGGCTGGGCAAACACACCATTACCGGACTCTACAACCGGCAGACGATCGACCGCCTGACCATGGAGAGTGCCTCTCGATTGCAGGGTGTTGGTTTTAACTTGGGTGATCCTGATTACATTAATACCAGCGCGGGCATCGCTCATATAAATTATTTCGTGATCCACGATGTCTACCTGGGTCCGGATGCGCGCCAATTCAGCAATCCCGGTCAGTTGCAGCTGAATACGATGGAAATCGAATCCAATTACGGGGATGGCTACGATCATCTTCACTGGAACCGGAATACCCAGCAACTGGATGCGAAAAAGGTTTATATTGAAGAAGTCCTCCTCGGCGGTGGCCGCGGTCGAAACGAAATCACCACGGAAGTGGTCAGTGTGCAGAGCCGTTGGCTGGACGACAACCTGGTGGGACTTATTGGTTTGCGCTCTGACAGTCAGAAGACCTGGGCCAATATTAACCAGGCTCAAGGGCTGGCGCTGGGAATTCCTCCGCGGTTAGCCGGGGGAAACAATGCTCCCATAAACCCGGAATATTTCCGGCTTCATGATGAATATTCAGAGGGCTCCGGAGATACCGTCACCTGGAGTCTGGTGGGTCACATGCCTGACGAATGGCTCGGGCCTAACGTAGGTATCAGCGCCCACTATGGCGAATCGGAAAACTTTCAGATTGGTCCGACTCGCCGTACGCCCTATGGAGATATGATTGGCGCACCGTCTGGAACGACAGAGGAATACGGAGTGACTTTCAATTTCGCCCAGAATAAGCTCATTGCTCGCTTGAACTGGTATGAAACCGCTGCAACAAACGCCAACATATCCGGTGGAACCGCTTTAGGATTCTTTGGATGGATCGGAGGTTTCTTAGGCCGTTGGGACACGGCCGCCGAATTGCATGGCAGAGACATGGCCGGTTTTCAGGCTGCCGTGCAAGAGGGTATCGATGAGCTTGGACCGACGGGTGGTGATCTGAATAATCCCAGTTTCCAAAGTTTCGGGGATGTTTACAATGAGATCATTTCCTGGCTTCCTTCGGAAGTTCAAGGGATTCGTAATCTGACCATAAACCCCGCCACCGGGGAAATTAACTCCGATCCAAATCCCGGAGAGTCGGCCACCCAGGACTTTGTCTCCGAGGGTTTCGAAATCGACCTTACCGCAAACCTTACCGATAATTGGCGGGTGTTCGTGAATGTGGCGCAGCAGGAATCGGTGCTATCCAACATTGCTTTGCCCTTTCGCGAGATATCGGGTGAGATATTAAATAATATCCGGTCTTCACCGATCGGGAAGTGGACAGATTCACCTACCTTGGGTGAAGGCCAGTCTTTCGAGTCTCGCTTTGTCGCCATCGTGGGCGCCCCCCTGGGAGCGATTGCCGCCCGGGACGGCCAGCTGGCCAGAGAAATGCGCGAGTGGCGTGTAAATGCGGTGACCTCCTATTCATTCACTGAAGGAGCGCTAGCCGGATTCACTATCGGTGGTGGTCTCCGCTGGCAGGACGAGAACGCAATCGGCTATCCCAATCTATTGAATTCTGATGGCAAGGTTATTCCTGATCTTGCCAATCCCTTCCTGGGTCCCGACCAGCTCAATGGCGACCTCTGGGCCGGCTACGAAAGACCGATCTGGGATGGAAAGGTGAACTGGAAAATTCAGCTGAATGTCAGGAACGCCTTTGGCGATGATGCCCCTATTCCAGTGGTTATTAATCCGGACGGCAACATAGCCGTTGTTCGCAACTCACAACCAAGGGAAGTATTCTTAACAAACACCTTCAGTTTTTAGGGTAGTAGTTGGTTTTATTTCCAGTTAGAAATTGAGGCCCCTGTTTGCACAGGGGCCTCATTTATTTGAAGTGGGATTTTTAAGATTCATATTATTCTTTTGAAGGTTATCTTGATTATTTATTAGGAAATGAACCGTTCCCGCTTACTTGGATTTAAGGTAATAACCGTCTTGGTTGTACCCATACTTCTCTTGCTTTCAATTGAAGCAGGCCTTCGTGTTGTTGGATTCGGATATAATACGGATGTATTTGTGGAGGAGAAGGGAATCGTCAGAAGCAACTGGCCATTCACTTTCAAGTATTTCCCCTGGTCGATGGCACGGCCGATGTTGCCGGTTCAATTTGAAGCCGAAAAGGAGGAAGGAGCCTTAAGGATTTTTGTGCTGGGAGGTTCTGCCGCACAAGGGTTTCCTGCGGAAGAATTTGGAATAGCGCCTCAGCTGAAGGTGATGTTGGAGCATGCTTATCCAAATCGAAAGATCGAAGTCATCAATGCCGCTGTTACTGCGATTAATTCCCATGTTGTTTTACCGGTGGCAAAGGCCTGCCTTGAATACGATCCCGATTTTCTGGTTGTCTATGTCGGTAACAATGAAGTGGTGGGTCCTCATGGAGCAGGAACTGTTTTTTCGGGTTTCAGCAAAAACCTGACACTGCTTCGATTTAGCGATTCGATCAAATCAATGCGTCTCTACCAGTTGCTGCTTGGGCTTTCCGGCAACCATAGATCTGTGACTGGATCCTGGAAGGGAATGGAGTTTTTTTTAGGGAATACCGTTTATGCGGACGATGAACGTCTTCAAACCGTTTATAAACATTTCGCTTCGAATCTGGATGATCTGATCGAAGCCGCGGAAGAAGAAAACTGTCCGGTTTTACTATCCACAGTGGCTGTAAACCTATTCGACAATCCGCCTTTTGCTTCAAAGAAACCCAATCATGCTGAAACCGAATATCTTTCAGCTCGGAGCCTTTTGGAAGTCGGGAAACTGGAGGAGGCGCGATCAGCTTATGTAAATGCCAGAGATTGGGATGGACTACGCTTTCGAGCTGATAGCAAATTGAATTCACTCATCCGAGAACGGGTTAGGGAGCATGGGGACAAAGTCACACTTATCGATTCAGAGCAGAGGCTAGCAAAATCGAATTTATCGGTAGGTGGTATCCCAGGTGATGCTTTGTTCTATGATCATGTTCATCTTTCATTCGCAGGGAACCATACGGTGGCAACTGGGTTGGCAGAAGCTGTCATTAACGAACTAGGGTCAGTAGAAAATGCACCGCCAGAAACACTAGACGTTGCAAGATCGTTAGCTTTTTCGGATTGGGACCAGGCGCAGATTGCAAGGAAGCTAACAGAACAATTGCTTCACAAGCCGCCCTTTACGAACCAATGGAACCATAGTAAGCGACAGCTTCTTCGAAAACGTGAAACACGCAAACTGTTTGAACGGTTAGACGATGAGTCGAAGCAAGAAAGTGCGAGGCTGTACAAGGATGCCGTGGATAAAAAGCCAGAAGACTTCGAATTGAAGTTCCGTTATAGTCAGATACTGGTAGAGTTGGGCGAAGCAGAAGCTTCCAAGTCTTTAATAGCTGAGGTCCTCGAA
This DNA window, taken from Verrucomicrobiota bacterium, encodes the following:
- a CDS encoding tetratricopeptide repeat protein yields the protein MNRSRLLGFKVITVLVVPILLLLSIEAGLRVVGFGYNTDVFVEEKGIVRSNWPFTFKYFPWSMARPMLPVQFEAEKEEGALRIFVLGGSAAQGFPAEEFGIAPQLKVMLEHAYPNRKIEVINAAVTAINSHVVLPVAKACLEYDPDFLVVYVGNNEVVGPHGAGTVFSGFSKNLTLLRFSDSIKSMRLYQLLLGLSGNHRSVTGSWKGMEFFLGNTVYADDERLQTVYKHFASNLDDLIEAAEEENCPVLLSTVAVNLFDNPPFASKKPNHAETEYLSARSLLEVGKLEEARSAYVNARDWDGLRFRADSKLNSLIRERVREHGDKVTLIDSEQRLAKSNLSVGGIPGDALFYDHVHLSFAGNHTVATGLAEAVINELGSVENAPPETLDVARSLAFSDWDQAQIARKLTEQLLHKPPFTNQWNHSKRQLLRKRETRKLFERLDDESKQESARLYKDAVDKKPEDFELKFRYSQILVELGEAEASKSLIAEVLENYPKNHEALMHHSIVTAGLGDFEEANESLQTLRKLNPFAVETRNAYVKLLYDQKRFEEAFKMNESLLDDHPEDPDIRYVHALILKSQGKQQDALEQLSKVVSAHPKHVEARSTLVQTLRERGDISGSLKAAQTWTKSDATRLEAFLAYAEILTEKKDLKNAIEQYRKVIELDPDYVIARSRYIQLMAQEGRIHEAIQFLGTQLQEDPDILEGHSMLGLTLDAVGRKQHAIALLQVGLQRDPTSIKCLRELAWIFATAKADQYRNGSEAVALAKRLVELVPGDPDFRNVLAAAYAETREFQKAIKEAEQGLTLARSSNDQIQIDILSKCLGAYRSSQPIRTN